The Senegalia massiliensis genomic sequence AAGGTGATGTGTCTGTATCAGATTTCAAAGAAAAAGGATATCTTCCTGAAGCATTAGTTAACTATTTGGCTTTAGTTGGCTGGAGTCCAGAATCAAATGAAGAAATATTTTCAATTAATGAACTAGAAGAAGAATTTTCATTTGATAGAGTATCAAAAACTGGTGGAGTATTTGATATAGATAAATTAAATTGGATAAATGGTCAATATATAAGAGAAGAAAGTCTAGAAAGAATAACAGATTTATCAATACCTTTCTTAAAAGAGGTAGGATATATTGATGATAATGATGTGGAAAATAGATATGATTGGATAAAAACTCTAGTTTCTACTGTAAAAGAAGATCTTTCTTATCTTTCTGAAATAAAAGAAAAAGCAAATATATATTTTAATTATGAAATTGATTTAGAAGATGAAAAAGTATTAGAAACATTAAAAGGAGAACAAGTTCCATTACTTTTAAATGCTTTTAGAGAAGAATTAGAGCAAATAGATGAAATAGAGGAAGAGTTTTCAAAAACAATAATCAAAAAAATTCAAAAGAAAACTAAAGTTAAAGGTAAAAATTTGTTTATGCCAATAAGAGCTATGCTTACAGGGCAACTTCATGGACCTGAAATGGTAAATATAATTTTAGTTTTAGGGAAACAAAATATACTTACTCGCATAGAATATGTAGAAAATAATATTTTAAATAATTAAAAAGTAATGATAAGGAAAAGTAAATTTATACTACCTAACAGAGAATAATCCCTAGGCTGAAAGGATTAAGGGATGTATAGATTGAAAATGCACCTTTGAACTTTTTGTTTGAAAAAAGTAAAACAAAACGTTTGTTACGTTATAACTATTAGAGATAAGCTAAATGCTTAAATTAGAGTGGAACCACGGAAAAACCGTCTCTATACATTTGTATAGAGGCGGTTTTTTAATATTAAAATTAGTGTTAGAAAGTAGGAATATTATGTTTTCTAGAATAAGAGAAGATATAAATGCAATATATAAAAGAGATCCAGCAGCTAAAAATTTCATAGAAATATTATTATGTTATCCAGGATTACATGCTGTCATACTTCATAGAATATCTCACTATTTATATAATAAAAATATATATTTATTAGCTAGGATTATATCTCAAATATCAAGATTTTTTACAGGGATAGAAATTCATCCCGGTGCTAAAATAGGTAAGAGAGTATTTATAGATCATGGTATGGGAGTAGTAATAGGTGAAACTACTGAAATAGGTAATGATGTAGTTATATATCAAGGAGTAACTTTAGGTGGGACAGGAAAAGAGGAAGGTAAAAGACACCCAACTATTGGCAATAATGTAGTAATAAGTAGTGGAGCTAAGGTGCTAGGTCCTTTTAGGGTAAATGATTTTGCTAAAATTGGAGCTGGTGCAGTTGTATTAAAAGAAGTACCAGAATATGCAACAATAGTAGGGATACCTGGTGAAGTAGTTCTTAGAAAGAAAGTCACACCTATATCAGACTTAGATCTTGATCAAACAAAATTTCCTGATCCTATAGCAGATAAATTTAAGGAGATGGATAATAGAATAAAAGAATTAGAAAGAAAATTGATAAGGGAGGAATAAAAATGAAATTATATAATAGTTTAACTAGAAAAAAGGAAGAATTTGTACCTTTAAATAAGGATAAGGTGACAATATATGTATGTGGACCTACAG encodes the following:
- the cysE gene encoding serine O-acetyltransferase — translated: MLKLEWNHGKTVSIHLYRGGFLILKLVLESRNIMFSRIREDINAIYKRDPAAKNFIEILLCYPGLHAVILHRISHYLYNKNIYLLARIISQISRFFTGIEIHPGAKIGKRVFIDHGMGVVIGETTEIGNDVVIYQGVTLGGTGKEEGKRHPTIGNNVVISSGAKVLGPFRVNDFAKIGAGAVVLKEVPEYATIVGIPGEVVLRKKVTPISDLDLDQTKFPDPIADKFKEMDNRIKELERKLIREE